The Raphanus sativus cultivar WK10039 chromosome 6, ASM80110v3, whole genome shotgun sequence sequence AATGAGGCGGCAGAGCCTGTGGGATTCCAGCAACAGGTGGTGTCCTAAACCTCTACATAATCAGCAAAAGAATAACgacttaaaacatatatatatatatatatatatatatatatatatatatatatatatatatatatatatagagcaAAACGGCATATATAAGAAAACCTTAGATATGTTGGTTCATTACCGTAGCTACGGTCGGCAAATACTGAGTTGACGTCCCGTTATGAAtctacaacaaacaaacaaaaactcgGTGTCAGTACTTAAGCAATTATTCGTAAATTTTTGGTAGGCTTGGAATAATAAATCGTGAGGTTTAAATTACGTTAATTCTGGCATAAACATAAATAGTCTATTTGAgtttaaataacaaaacatgTGATAACATTATAAGTTTTTATAGCATAAGTAACTTAAAAAGGGCAAACGAGAACACTCACTTTAGGCCAGTAGGGAGTTTTCGAGACCCAAAACGGTGGAGTAGCCATGGCAGTGGACGGTGGATGCAAGTGTTTGGGCCACACTTGGGGCATGACAGACTGGTCAGCCGTGGGATGTCCCCACACATGCAACGGTCTAAAATGATGGTGGTGGGCAGGTAGCGACGCCACAGCTGAGGGCGGAGGAGGCGGATACCCGATAGTGGGTGCCGGGGCGAGCCATCCGTTTTTATTCCGACCATTAGTATTAGCTGCGGTACTGTCTAAACCGTAGATATGGCGTTTGCGTGTCCAATTAGCCGCTTCGGCCTCACGAGCTAGCAAATGTTTCCGATGAGACCTATATTTCTGGTATACACATAATATACGAATAACACGTTAGTTAATTTTGGATggttataaaatgaaataatagaaatgaaAGTGATAATACTTGGAGGTGGCTAGCGACGTTGTGACGAGTGAGGCAGTGGACACCCATAAGCTCCAGAATACGAGAAGGGACAGCTTTCTCCAGTCCCAACTGTTCCACTGCTTCCACAAATCTCCTGTGTAGCTCTGGTGTCCAGTCCACCTTCTTCACACACATCCCaacaatcaatatatatatatataaccaaaaatTCTCGATtattataaattcaaataatacttttaaacttaacatatatgATGATTATGATTGCTAAATGGTGTTATGAAcatgattattttgttttcaatatGATTCTTCCACTAGCTGGAAATAATATAAAGATTCACGTGACGTTCTAACATAGCTTTTAGAAACATgtctgaaaataataaatagcgTAAGATTTGGCATGATATCATAAAGCTGAATAAACaatccatcttttttttttaaagtaaatctTTTGGAGTggtagaatatatatatatatatatatgtatatatatatattagctagggtttatataataagatcGTAAGTGATTAATAAAATGGTAATACCTTCACCTTTCGCTTCCCTTCGTTGTTACTGATTCCATTGTTCTTGGAAGAGCCAGATGAGATTGAGGAGTGTTTCCTTTTACGGCTACTATCACCGTCATAGTTTACCATTGTCTCCGCCACAGGAGTACTCTCGTTATGGTCTCTTTTGCTGACGACTTCTTCACCTTTTCCCGAAGTACCCATTTTGTTAGTCTTTCCTTGACTATCAGTCTTCTCGGACGACGAAGTCGTAGTAGTAATCGTCGACGAAGCGTTCATGTGATCGGATAATTCACCGGCTAAGATCTCAGGGTCCATCTCCAAGTCAGGAAGCGCATCTCCAGCGACGCTGAACAGATCATCGAAGTCGATGATGTCGAGAAGATCGCCGTGGACAGCGAACTCCGAGAAGTCCTCCTCGGGGTTGATGAATCCACACGACGTTGCAAGGAACTCTGACTCTCCATCATCTGTTGTGGAGTTCCTCGCCGGAGAGAGAGCTAACATCGATCAATCTTCACTTCTTTCAGATCCAACTTAAATGAAGCCGATAATTAtagtttgagagagagagagagagagagagagagagagagagagagagagagagagagagagagagagagagagagagagagagagagagagagagagagagagagagagagagagagagagagagagagagagagatgtgtgTGTGTGGGTGTATGTATGCAGATGCTAGATTGTATTATAATAGAGAGGGAGACATGTTTGATAAGCTCTTTGCTCTCCCAATACTAAATATATGTTTGAGAATCAAACaattgcaaaataaaaaaaagagaaattaaatatatatgccCAATTTTGAATGATAAGCCAAGCATAGTATGCATATATACCATTTACTTAATAGAAAATATGCTTCTtaatagaaaatcaaataaaattttatgcaTAGATACCAtttacttaacaaaaaaaaatagagaaattaaATGTATATGCCCAATTTTGAATGATAAGCCAAGCATAGTATGCATATATACCATttacttaacataaaatatgtttcttaatagaaaatcaaacaaaattgtacatatatactatttaatagaaaaaaaaatagtatctaaaaaaaaaaaaatagcattataattttagatttttgttttgatttttctttaatatgTGAAATGTTAGTTAAGTGACATGTGTTATTTAAGGTTGTTAAGGATATCTAAAATGTTGAGTTTTAAGAAATTTTCAtctttctcttattttcttttaattgttttgatttatttttaattgtaagaACTCCATCAAAAACCTATTGTTGGAGTTgctcttatatatatttgtatttttgtatgtatgcatatatatacaattatttaataagaaataattatgtttctatatatttttatttttgtatgtatagatatatatacataaaccacaaatatcaattctattaaaacaagaaCATGGCCGATTGATATAGGTTTagtccaattattttaatataattattaaaatatattactaatcatttaagaaatatattttagacagatatgattacaaagaaaaacacaaatatgaactcaaatacaaatatgaaaattaaatttctagaaAAATGTGAAACAGAAAATATACCTACCCTTTAAAAGACGGGTCACAcacttaaaataatatatacatgaaCGTGACAAAATGCATACAAAGCAATTTAACTTAGATATAAGAAAATGACAAATCTCTTAAAAGATCTAAAAGAAATTTCCGACAAAAATAACATCACAAAGAGAAAAATTACTAAGATAAGTTTCATTAAAGATCAAAAGACTAAAGTATATGTTACTGAATAgtatagttaatataaataaataattttaaaaattattatttcaaaatttttatgaTATAGGTTTagtccaattattttaataaaattattaaaacatagtactaatcatttaagaaaaatattttacacaaatatgattacaaataaaaaacacaaatatgaactcaaatacaaatatgaaaattaaatttataaaaaaatgtgaaaCAAAAACTATACCTACCCTTTAAAAGACGGGTCACACgcttaaaataatatatacatgaaCATGACAAAAATGCATACAAAGCAATTTAACTTAgatataattaaatgaaaaatctcTTAAAAGATCTAAAAGAAATTTCCGACaaaaataacacacaaagagaaaaaatacTAAGATAAGTTTCATTAAAGATCAAAAGACTAAAGTATATGTTACTGAATAGtatatagttaatataaataaatattttaaaaattattatttcaaaatttatgataTAGGTTTagtccaattattttaataaaattattaaaacatattactaatcatttaagaaaactattttacacaatatgattacaaagaaaaacacaaacatgaactcaaatacaaatatgaaaattaaatttttaaaataaatgtgaaacaaaaaatatacctaCCCTTTAAAAGATGGGTCACACgcttaaaataatatatacatgaacgttacaaaaaaacatacaaagcAATTTAACTTAGATATAAGAAAATGTCAAATCTCTTAAAAGATCTAAAAGAAATTTTCGACaaaaataacacacaaagagaAAAATTACTAAGATAAGTTTCATTAAAGATCAAAAGACTAAAGTATATGTTACTGAATAgtatagttaatataaataaaaattttgaaataataattaaattctAAGTTCTAGACCTTAAATTCTAATCACTTAACTCATCctcctcccccccccccccctccaaaaaaaaactaaagtctAATTCTAATGacaaaaaatttagattaattaatgttatgtgttttttttgtttttaataaagtatatTTTTGTCACTGTTCTGAGATCTTTTTGAGATAAATACTTTAAGaaaaattttatgatatttttaaaataaaattacaaagtGTTTTTCTACAGATATATTTTATAGGCtagtattatattttgttatattttttgtcaacaacaaaTATGTTACGttaattttctgatttagaATTGTATCTAATATGGTGAAGAAAGGTGattctctcttctttgtttttttcttccttctctctACAACGTCTCTTTCCTCGTGCAATGTTTCTCTCGGAGACCGTCGCATCTTTTTTGGCGGTTGCTGGAGCATTCTCCATATGTCATTCTCTTATTTCTCTGTTCCTCTTGTTATTTAAGTGCTCTTGTTCTTTCTATTTGCGGAAAGGGTTGAGCGCAGCGGAGATCTCCTCAGTTCAGATCTTGTTAATTTTCTTGCAGATTTAGCGTGTGTGGCGGGTCAGATGAGGCTTGTTCTTTTCTGTTGAGGGGTCTTCACTCGTATATGGTCATGTCTCTTCGAGATGTGGGGGCATGTGAATCGTTGAACAATCCTCATTGGTTGGTCTCTGGTGTAGTGTGGTGTGTGCCTATGCGGTGGGAGTTCTATGTGTGGGATTAGAGCTTGTGGTTTGCAGATCTCatgtctctcttctcttctttgatcTTCCGGTGATCTTTGGAAAAAAAACGCGTGGAATGTCTCTCTGG is a genomic window containing:
- the LOC108811369 gene encoding transcription activator GLK1 isoform X1 — protein: MLALSPARNSTTDDGESEFLATSCGFINPEEDFSEFAVHGDLLDIIDFDDLFSVAGDALPDLEMDPEILAGELSDHMNASSTITTTTSSSEKTDSQGKTNKMGTSGKGEEVVSKRDHNESTPVAETMVNYDGDSSRKRKHSSISSGSSKNNGISNNEGKRKVKKVDWTPELHRRFVEAVEQLGLEKAVPSRILELMGVHCLTRHNVASHLQKYRSHRKHLLAREAEAANWTRKRHIYGLDSTAANTNGRNKNGWLAPAPTIGYPPPPPSAVASLPAHHHHFRPLHVWGHPTADQSVMPQVWPKHLHPPSTAMATPPFWVSKTPYWPKIHNGTSTQYLPTVATRFRTPPVAGIPQALPPHYMVYNYKPDHGLGGSRSLVDLHPSNESVDAAIGDVLTRPWLPLPLGLNPPAVEGVITELHRHGVSKVPPAASCA
- the LOC108811369 gene encoding transcription activator GLK1 isoform X3 codes for the protein MLALSPARNSTTDDGESEFLATSCGFINPEEDFSEFAVHGDLLDIIDFDDLFSVAGDALPDLEMDPEILAGELSDHMNASSTITTTTSSSEKTDSQGKTNKMGTSGKGEEVVSKRDHNESTPVAETMVNYDGDSSRKRKHSSISSGSSKNNGISNNEGKRKKVDWTPELHRRFVEAVEQLGLEKAVPSRILELMGVHCLTRHNVASHLQKYRSHRKHLLAREAEAANWTRKRHIYGLDSTAANTNGRNKNGWLAPAPTIGYPPPPPSAVASLPAHHHHFRPLHVWGHPTADQSVMPQVWPKHLHPPSTAMATPPFWVSKTPYWPKIHNGTSTQYLPTVATRFRTPPVAGIPQALPPHYMVYNYKPDHGLGGSRSLVDLHPSNESVDAAIGDVLTRPWLPLPLGLNPPAVEGVITELHRHGVSKVPPAASCA
- the LOC108811369 gene encoding transcription activator GLK1 isoform X2, which encodes MLALSPARNSTTDDGESEFLATSCGFINPEEDFSEFAVHGDLLDIIDFDDLFSVAGDALPDLEMDPEILAGELSDHMNASSTITTTTSSSEKTDSQGKTNKMGTSGKGEEVVSKRDHNESTPVAETMVNYDGDSSRKRKHSSISSGSSKNNGISNNEGKRKVKVDWTPELHRRFVEAVEQLGLEKAVPSRILELMGVHCLTRHNVASHLQKYRSHRKHLLAREAEAANWTRKRHIYGLDSTAANTNGRNKNGWLAPAPTIGYPPPPPSAVASLPAHHHHFRPLHVWGHPTADQSVMPQVWPKHLHPPSTAMATPPFWVSKTPYWPKIHNGTSTQYLPTVATRFRTPPVAGIPQALPPHYMVYNYKPDHGLGGSRSLVDLHPSNESVDAAIGDVLTRPWLPLPLGLNPPAVEGVITELHRHGVSKVPPAASCA
- the LOC108811369 gene encoding transcription activator GLK1 isoform X4; amino-acid sequence: MLALSPARNSTTDDGESEFLATSCGFINPEEDFSEFAVHGDLLDIIDFDDLFSVAGDALPDLEMDPEILAGELSDHMNASSTITTTTSSSEKTDSQGKTNKMGTSGKGEEVVSKRDHNESTPVAETMVNYDGDSSRKRKHSSISSGSSKNNGISNNEGKRKVDWTPELHRRFVEAVEQLGLEKAVPSRILELMGVHCLTRHNVASHLQKYRSHRKHLLAREAEAANWTRKRHIYGLDSTAANTNGRNKNGWLAPAPTIGYPPPPPSAVASLPAHHHHFRPLHVWGHPTADQSVMPQVWPKHLHPPSTAMATPPFWVSKTPYWPKIHNGTSTQYLPTVATRFRTPPVAGIPQALPPHYMVYNYKPDHGLGGSRSLVDLHPSNESVDAAIGDVLTRPWLPLPLGLNPPAVEGVITELHRHGVSKVPPAASCA